The following proteins are encoded in a genomic region of Triticum dicoccoides isolate Atlit2015 ecotype Zavitan chromosome 1B, WEW_v2.0, whole genome shotgun sequence:
- the LOC119349857 gene encoding protein ANTAGONIST OF LIKE HETEROCHROMATIN PROTEIN 1-like, giving the protein MPNRRRKREPDDGGGAAAAAGAGGAGTDESKRDLDLRITNILAEYHAPRPARRALPLLELNGRLLAEEDEEGEAEVVSPLTAPAPALPVVVVDGRPSKRRVVAGGEGGGGDEASPYQRRLWVKDRSSEWWELRSSPGYPEAEFLREFRMGRATFGMVCDALGAAVAKEDTALRAAIPVRQRVAVCVWRLATGEPLRLVSKRFGIGISTCHKLVLEVCAAIRSILMARFLRWPDRGSAAAAAVKASFEASSGVPDVVGAMYTTHIPVIAPKVHVASYFNRRHTERNQKTSYSITLQGVVGPDAAFTDVCIGWPGSLADDQVLDKSALQQRAAAGMMEGSWVVGGASYPLTDWCLVPYTHQNLTWTQHAFNEKVADLRGVAVDAFSRLKSRWACLQKRTEVKLQDLPVVLGACCVLHNICEARGEAMPPELRVEVEDDLAVLDNPVRSDAAAKARDKIAHNLLHRGLAGTAFF; this is encoded by the coding sequence ATGCCCAATCGCCGGCGGAAGCGCGAGCCCGACGACGGAGGGGGCGCCGCGGCCGCGGCCGGTGCTGGTGGCGCCGGCACGGATGAGAGCAAGAGGGATCTTGATTTGCGCATCACCAACATCCTGGCCGAGTACCACGCGCCTCGCCCCGCCCGCCGCGCGCTCCCCCTCCTCGAGCTCAACGGCCGGCTTCTtgcggaggaggacgaggagggggAGGCCGAGGTCGTCTCCCCGCTCACGGCGCCGGCCCCGGCCCTGCCGGTCGTGGTCGTCGACGGGCGGCCGTCCAAGCGCCGGGTCGTCgccggcggagaaggaggaggaggagacgaggCCTCGCCGTACCAGCGCCGGCTGTGGGTCAAGGACCGGTCCAGCGAGTGGTGGGAGCTGCGGAGCAGCCCGGGGTACCCGGAGGCGGAGTTCCTGCGGGAGTTCCGGATGGGCCGCGCCACGTTCGGCATGGTCTGCGACGCGCTCGGCGCCGCCGTCGCCAAGGAGGACACGGCGCTCCGCGCCGCCATCCCGGTGCGGCAGCGCGTGGCGGTATGCGTGTGGCGGCTCGCCACCGGCGAGCCGCTCCGGCTCGTCTCGAAGCGCTTCGGCATCGGCATCTCCACCTGCCACAAGCTGGTGCTGGAGGTGTGCGCCGCCATCCGCTCCATCCTCATGGCGCGCTTCCTCCGCTGGCCGGACCGCGggtccgccgccgcggccgccgtgaAGGCCAGCTTCGAGGCCAGCTCGGGCGTGCCGGACGTGGTGGGCGCCATGTACACCACCCACATCCCCGTCATCGCGCCCAAGGTGCACGTGGCCTCCTACTTCAACCGCCGGCACACGGAGCGCAACCAGAAGACGTCCTACTCCATCACGCTGCAGGGGGTGGTCGGCCCCGACGCCGCCTTCACCGACGTCTGCATCGGCTGGCCCGGGTCCCTGGCCGACGACCAGGTGCTCGACAAGTCGGCGCTGCAGCAGCGCGCCGCGGCCGGGATGATGGAGGGGTCCTGGGTGGTCGGCGGCGCCAGCTACCCGCTCACCGACTGGTGCCTCGTCCCCTACACCCACCAGAACCTCACCTGGACGCAGCACGCCTTCAACGAGAAGGTCGCCGATCTCCGGGGGGTGGCCGTCGACGCCTTCTCGCGCCTCAAGAGCCGCTGGGCCTGCCTGCAGAAGCGCACCGAGGTGAAGCTCCAGGACCTGCCCGTCGTGCTCGGCGCCTGCTGCGTGCTCCACAACATCTGCGAGGCCAGAGGGGAGGCCATGCCGCCGGAGCTCCgggtggaggtggaggacgacctGGCCGTGCTCGACAACCCCGTGCGCTCCGACGCCGCCGCCAAGGCCAGGGACAAGATCGCGCACAACCTCCTCCACCGCGGCCTCGCCGGCACCGCCTTCTTCTAA